A genomic region of Ignavibacteria bacterium contains the following coding sequences:
- a CDS encoding histone H1: protein MNKLDELKNFIDTMQGDYEKFFVKGKNAAGTRLRKSLQELRRMAQELRNEIQKVRMERKSQKSGGETPTEQTESGENN from the coding sequence ATGAATAAATTAGACGAATTAAAAAACTTTATAGACACAATGCAGGGTGACTACGAAAAATTCTTTGTTAAAGGTAAAAATGCAGCTGGAACCAGACTTCGAAAGTCATTGCAGGAATTAAGAAGAATGGCTCAAGAGCTTAGAAATGAAATTCAAAAAGTAAGAATGGAAAGAAAATCTCAAAAATCAGGCGGTGAAACTCCGACTGAACAAACCGAAAGCGGAGAAAATAATTAA
- a CDS encoding deoxyhypusine synthase gives MSKKKYLSGKKINTKPIKPDVGVVELVDNYFQAYNAGRLSDACRLFTEKMLEPDVTIGMSLTGALTPAGLGGTCVVPLIKAGFVDWIVSTGANLYHDTHFGLGLSLHKGTPNVDDRDLREKGVVRIYDILFDYKVLLSTDAFYRKVLKSEIFQKEMSTAEFHYHLGKFVYEREKALGLPHHSILSNAYLYEVPIYTSSPGDSSIGMNVAAMALHGNKFKFDVNRDVNETAAIVLNAKINGGKSAVLIFGGGSPKNFMLQTEPQIQEVLAIDEKGHDYFLQVTDARPDTGGLSGATPSEAVSWGKVDPNKLPDSVVCYLDSTVAMPIITSYALAKRKPREPKRLYRRIPEMMETLIKLHEKSLKKIKNW, from the coding sequence ATATTTATCGGGTAAAAAAATCAATACAAAACCAATTAAACCTGATGTAGGTGTTGTAGAATTAGTTGATAATTATTTCCAGGCTTATAATGCTGGAAGGCTCTCCGACGCTTGCAGATTATTTACTGAAAAGATGCTCGAACCTGATGTAACAATTGGAATGAGTTTAACCGGTGCATTGACACCAGCAGGACTCGGCGGGACTTGTGTAGTTCCGCTCATAAAAGCAGGATTTGTTGATTGGATTGTAAGCACTGGTGCAAATCTCTATCATGATACTCATTTTGGTTTGGGGCTTTCGCTTCATAAGGGGACTCCAAATGTTGATGATAGAGATTTAAGAGAAAAAGGAGTAGTTCGTATTTATGATATTTTGTTCGATTACAAAGTTTTGTTATCAACAGATGCGTTTTATCGGAAGGTATTGAAAAGCGAAATATTTCAAAAAGAAATGAGCACAGCAGAATTTCATTATCATCTCGGAAAATTTGTTTACGAAAGAGAAAAAGCATTAGGGCTTCCTCATCATTCAATTTTATCCAATGCTTATTTATATGAAGTTCCTATTTATACTTCTTCACCAGGAGACTCATCAATTGGAATGAATGTGGCTGCAATGGCACTGCACGGTAATAAATTTAAGTTCGATGTTAACAGAGATGTTAATGAAACTGCGGCAATTGTATTAAATGCTAAAATTAATGGCGGAAAAAGTGCTGTTCTGATTTTTGGCGGCGGTTCGCCAAAGAATTTTATGCTGCAAACTGAACCTCAAATTCAGGAAGTACTTGCAATTGATGAAAAAGGTCATGACTATTTCCTACAGGTAACAGATGCGAGACCAGACACTGGTGGGCTTTCGGGTGCAACTCCATCAGAAGCTGTCAGCTGGGGAAAAGTTGATCCAAACAAATTGCCTGATAGTGTTGTTTGTTATCTCGATTCAACTGTCGCAATGCCAATCATAACTTCTTATGCATTGGCTAAAAGAAAACCAAGAGAACCAAAAAGACTTTATCGCAGAATTCCTGAAATGATGGAAACTCTTATCAAACTCCACGAAAAAAGTTTAAAAAAGATTAAAAATTGGTGA